GATAAGCGTTATTCCCGCCAAAGGTGATACGTGGCATCCTGGGCCCACATACATTTGAGGATAATGATTTTTGACTTGTGTGATTCGTAGAATCGTAGGTGATGATAATCTGATTAGGAATTAGGAAAGGCTCAAAATTTGACAGTACTCTTTAGCGATAACTAATACTCTTCCCAAAAGCttgaggcaaattatgctatgaactTGGTCTATATTGCAATATGGATCCaagttcatgttcacaattttaaaatattatgtttacaattttaaaatattatattcacaattatattacttaatattaacaatttttgaattctatatttataattttgttatatagatttaaaaattgcgttatactattgaatatagttATTAAATTGgtgtcacacttgtgtgagactgtctcacggatccttatttgtgagacgagtcgggtcgggtcaaatcaccatgcaaatgtcccacttatatgtgcaaatatcatacttatatgctcaaatataacacttatcaagaatacaatttttgttacttataagagaaaaagtaatacatttttcataataagtaatgttgacaagtgccccttactcataagggcaaatataatacttttgaggaaaaaagtaatacttttaaattgaaatgtaaaagtattgtattttcccttaaaagtaacaaaaattttatttctgattagtattacatttgaacatataagtatgacatttgtgcatataagtgttacaattgcatattgacccgacccgacccatctcatggtgagacgatctcacacaagtttttgccattaaattgtgaatatagaattatgaaattgtgaacatagagttttgtaattgtaaatatagagttataaacatagagttataaaattgtaaatatggaCCTGGATGGACCTagatccatggcataacaattgaAAGCTTGAATCTCCAACCCAAGAGTCCCCACGTCCCGGCCCGACAAAATATTTGGGATGATGTACTACAAATTAATTGACCATGGCAGTATCTATACAATTAGACTAGTTGAGTTTAAATGATTACAATTTACACATGATTAATTGACCATGACAAAATTTTagccattaatttttatttttaaattttaattttaactttattaatgtttatatttttgtcaaatcATGAGTTGTTGTTTTGTGAATGATAAAATTAAGGACAATTAGGAAATACAGGGTGGACAACcttttatttaatcttttattttgtGCGGAAGAAGCACTACTTCAAATCTTATTGAGtcttacaaaatttttattacaacTTTACAGACGGTAAGAAGATGTAAGAGTGGGGCTTCAAAGTTAGAACATTTTAAATACAGAGATCgactaataacaaattaaatgtagCACCAAGTAAATGGAATAGAATAGATAAATACAATGTAGATAAGAAGCCACAAGGCCCACAACTGTTCCATTTAGTAAAAGTTTCGATTTTGACCATGCATTGTCTAATATTATCTAGCCTTgcattttgaattatttgtttcaATGAGTAAAATGCATTTTATAATCCACAATCAACATTATCTTTTGTATGATTTcagtattttatttaattaaataagacccttaacaaattaaatactagTTGTGTTGTGTACATGTTTCCGTGTGAACATGAATAGTGAAGATTGATTAATTGCGCAGGTGGTACCGCACATGGGAAAAGTTCATCTTGGTATGGGCAATTTACTCATCTTTCTTTACACCATTCGAGTTTGGGTTCTTCAGAGGATTGCCGGAAAAACTCTTCTTCTTGGACATTTGTGGTCAAATAGTTTTCCTTGTTGATATTGTGGTGCAATTTTTTGTTGCCTATAGAGATAGTCAGACATACCGGATGGTTTATAAGCGTTCTCCAATTGCCCTTCGGTCAGTTCTCATTTCACTCCCATGCTGCCTGCACATTAAAGTGAACCCAGCGAAAACTACTTGGTTAACTAATCtttctatatttttgttaattgcAGCTATTTGAAGTCTCATTTTGTCATTGATTTGCTCAGTTGTATGCCTTGGGATATAATCTATAAGGTATTATTCATTGTTCCAAACCCCCTCCCTAGTCATCATAACTTTGTATTTACATTTtcaaacaaataatgtactGTGGTATTAGTGTCTCTAATTGTTTGTCCATGCAAACTTAAtggtatataaaaaaatactactagCGAAGTTGGTCAGACCgttgacttggtaactaaaAGATTACAAGTTTAACTCCTAGAGTGagtggcctattggccttcttcgTTTGAATCGATCAGTTATGAGCAACCTAGACTGATTTATCTTCTTGTGGTCATTTGCTAGCTAGAGTTACAAGTCGAGGTTTAGCACACCCTCTGGTAGTGGTTGcgagtttccctcgtcactctttctctctctatatgtatacacacacacactctagGATAACAAACACAAGTTGTTTGGCTATGAGAGACAATAGATGAAAACTAACAAGTGATATATGAAGTTGATTGATCTGTCAGCTTATCAActgttgaaagttgaaacaaacTTCATTTGATGGATTGGAAACTAATAGATCATTAGAGACAGTAGATATCTTCTTTCACATCCTCCAAGTACAAAATCAGTTCATGTTTGGAGAACTATATCTTGTGCTGTTAGCATAAACATTCTCTCTTAAGATCTATAGTCATCTTCAATAGTTTACCAAGTAAATGCTTTGTAATTGTGCATgtaaagaaaaattgaaaactttAGCTCAAGCAGGTGCTGCAGTAGCAATTGTTTCATTGCCTTGAATTTTCTCACATATTATTCTAAAAGTACTTTTCAAAAGACTGCTCTTTACCCACATAGTTCAATTTGGAATAACCAGGCTGTTGGAGAGAAAGAGGAAGTCAGATACCTTTTATGGATTAGGTTATGCCGGGCACGAAGAGTCACTGCTTTCTTCCAGAAGCTTGAGAAAGATATTCGGATCAATTATCTCTTTACTAGGATCATAAAACTCATCACTGTAGAACTCTACTGCACACATACAGCAGCCTGCATCTTTTACTATTTAGCTACTACTCTGCCTGAACAGAAGGAAGGCTATACATGGATTGGGAGTTTGAAATTGGGGGACTACAGTTACTCACACTTCAGAGAGATTGACCTCTGGACACGTTATACCAGTTCTATGTATTTTGCCATTGTCACTATGGCAACAGTTGGTAAGTCCATTTTTTCAAATCTTATCATTTTATCTTTGAAGTCTTGTTTGCATAGTTGTTTTATATGAATTCTCATGATAGTTTTGGTTATTTCACTTGTTGCAAACTGTTAGAAGGACTATTAAGAAGTATTTGTAATCAGTACAAGGAAGATATAGTGAATCAATAGAATGAATACTTTTACTTCTAGAGTTCTCTAGATTCAGTTATGACAAGTACACAAAACATGTTTACTAAAAAATCCATGTTGATTTTTTAATCCTCTTCTTAATTATACCATCACGAAATACCTTTCCAATTTATTGCTGAACctcaactctttttttttttttttcctgatgcAGGTTATGGAGATGTACATGCAGTCAATAATAGAGAAATGATATTTGTCATGATTTATGTTTCTTTTGACATGATCCTTGGTGCTTATTTGATTGGTAATATGACAGCACTGATTGTTAAAGGATCCAAAACTGAAAGATATCGGGATAAGATGACTGATCTCCTGAAGTATATGAACAGAAATAGGCTTGGAAAGTCTATACGTAGTCAAATCAAAGGTCACTTGCGGTTACAGTATGAAAGTAATTACACTGATTCAGCTGTTCTTCAAGATATGCCCATATCCATTCGTGCTAAGGTATCAAGACAGAAACAATTTCTTGCAACTTGCTTTTGGCTTATATGCTATTGTTGGCATAATATTAATTTGGGAAAGTTATGAGCTTTATGAAATGATAAAACTGATTTTGCCAGAGTACAAAGCCCACTGTTCTCACTTCTCCTCACATGTATCTTAACTCCTTCCTTGTCATGTACTTTTTTACATAGTTTTTTCTTTGTATTTGACACAAATTAGTAACGgtttttttgcaatttttctaaTCCTAACATCTACTATCATTTCCTTATTGTGAATATTCCCCACCTTTTTGCAGATTTCTCAATCACTGTATCAGTCTTACATTGAAAATGTTCCTCTCTTCAAGGGGTGCTCTGCAgaatttattggtcaaattgtAAGTTGTTAGATTGGTAATTGACTCTTTCTTTTAGTTTATTTTGGTCTCTTAATTCTTTTTCTGGTTATCCAGTATATCTCTTTCTGAATTTTGTTTACCACCaagattgagaaaatatagtTTACTACAGAGTATTAtctattttatgtattttttttcaacatGTTTATTTGACCAGCTAAAATAATGTTAACAGTTATCTACAAGCCCCAACGTTGCTTGTAATTTTCTGGTTGTGGACTGATTAAACTGTAATGAAACTGTTGTATACGTGCTTTTGCTACTCTCTCTAATTGCTTTGAAGGCGAAATAGCATAAATAAATCACAATAAAACCATGGTGTGTTACTTCTACATAGCATAAATCAACGACATTAACACCATGGCGCGTATAAGGAAACAGCTGCAAATATTTGTTCTGATAAGATTAACTATGCTCTCAACTGTTAATTTTGGACAATTGTCATGTTTTACAGGTAACTAAAGTCTGCGAAGAATTTTTCCTCCCAGGAGAAGTAATTATGGAACAAGGGAATGCAATTGACCAACTTTATTTTATCTGTGATGGTGTGCTGGTAGAATGTTTCTCCTATCTCTATACTTGCTTCTTAATTAGTATCTGTCcctttatttttatgctttctcatctcctttttttttgtgtcatTGTGGCATATGATTTATATTCCTTTTATTCTTTCTACTGGTTTTGCAATTACAATCCTATTTTATTGTATGGATTGTCTATTATTATTGTATGCATGCAGATCTATTATGACTACTGATTTGTTTGGTTCAGAGTTTACACTTCTGAAAATCTTGTTAATAATGCTTGCCATTTTGGTACAGGAGCAAGTTATCATTGGGAAAGATGGAACAGAAGAGACAGTGGCCCTTTTGGAGCCTAACAGCTCATTTGGAGAAGTTTCCATCCTTTGCAACATCCCTCAACCGTATACTATTCGTGTTTGTGAACTATCCAGACTCCTTCGGATTGATAAACAGTCCTTCTCCAATATTGTTGACATCTATTTTCACGATGGGAGAAGAATCTTGACTAACTTACTAGAGGTAATCTACATATATCCATACAAATAAATGTGTGTGcgtgtatatgtgtatatacatacacatgagAATacaggtgtgtgtgtgtgtgtttgtgtgcaAGCACAAGTGCCACATTATTCCAacaattctaaaaatattttacacatTTCTCTTAGAGGACTGTGTTCTAGACATGACTCTTTTGAACTGCAGGTAAAAGAATCTAAAATCAGTTTGAAGCAATTGAATTCAGATATCACATTCCATATAGAGAAGCAAGAGGCTGAACTTGCACTGAAAGTTAATTGTGCTGCTTATCACGGTGATCTGAATCAGCTTAAAACTCTTATTCGAGCTGGAGCTGATCCCAAACAGAAAGATTATGATGGAAGATCACCTCTGGTATGAATTTACACATCAAAACAAGCTTCAATTCTCCCTCCCCCTTCATATTTATTCTTTCGCTTAGCTTTTCTTAGCAAATTGGCTTAAACTTTCCTATCATATCTGTTTGCAACTTACCAATTATGAAATTTATTTCAAGTGTGTAAAGATAACCAACAGTGTAATAATTTTGCCTAATTAGATCCTCATTTTTCTCCAGCACCTTGCTGCATCTAGAGGATATGAAGAGATTGCTCTTTACCTTATACGAGAAGATGTTGATCTCGACGCTCAAGGTAGATTTCTTTGGTGGCTACTGCTCAAAACTTGTGAGAAGCCTTTATGCTACATAAAAGAACTCAAAGTAactgtttatatatttatagataaCTTTGGAAATACGCCCCTATTCGAAGCCATCAAGAATGGACACGACAGGGTTGCTTCGTTACTCGTTAAAGAAGGGGCCTCGTTGAAGATTGAGAATGCTGGTAGCTTCTTGTGTAGTGTTGTCACAAGGGGTGATTCTGATCTTCTGCGAAGATTAttatctaatggtgttgattcAAACTCGAAAGACTATAACCACCAGACACCACTTCATGTTGCTGCTTCTCAAGGTTCATATTTAATGGCAAATTTGCTTTTGGAAGCTCATGCTTCAGTTCTCCTAAAAGACAGGTGCAAATTAAATCATTCTTTATTGCTTATAATAAGATCTCACAATTAATATTTACATTAACTTGGTTTCAAACTCATACAATGAACATTATATCAATGAATATAGTCTTCGAGGCTCACCATGCTTTAGAAGCTTTAGGTTCTTGATATAACTTCTCATTATCTAATATAAGTCATCAGCAGCTGAAACTTTCTGTAACATTTCATGTCTTACAGATGGGGAAATACTGCAGTTGATGAAGCAATAAAAACCGGAAACAAACAGCTGATTGAACTTCTGAACGAGGCAAAATCCGCCCAACTATCTAAACTCCCTGCTGGATGCTTGGAAGATCTCAAAGGTATTGTTAAAAACATACAATGACCATATGAACCATACTCAAAATTAGTGGAGAAGAATCAGAAGATGTTATAAATGCAGACATATCATAACAGTTATTTTTTCATCATAAAGTATCCAATGTTATCATATTACACAAAGCTTGCTAAAAGCAGTTTGTTCGTTTGATAACAGACAACCAGATGTCACGCAAAAAGTGCACGGTGTTTCCATTTCACCCCGAGGAGTCCAAGGATGTGAAAAAGCCCGGTGTTGTCCTGTGGGTTCCTGGCAGTGTTGAAGAGCTTGTCAAAACAGGTTCAGAGCAACTGAGCCTCCCGTCGGGCTCTTTTATATTAACCGAAGATGGAGGTAAAATTATTGATGTAGATACGATCAGTGACGGTCAAAAGTTATATTTGATCAGTGAAACGCATTGAGAATGAGACTccattcattatattcctcGTTCGTGTATAGAAGTTATCAATTGTAGAATATTTGTATCCTATGTCTGTAGTTTGTAGATCAATCTGTTCCGAGCTGAAGATGCATGGCATTAATAGTGTCTTTAGCTCTGTTTGTCAatcttgatttaatttgtttagaCATTTGAAATTGTAATAGATTTGTGAGTTTCAGTTTTTGTCATGTTCTATATAgtgtttttttagtattactagctctgttacaatgcagtatctgttcataacttactttctcaacttattgaaacaCAAATAGTCAATATCATTGGGTCTCGAACCCACTtcttccatatgagagtgcaacccAGTGCCagtagactacaaggtcttggCCTATATAgtgttaattatatttatattgcaaattttaaaaaatgatgctattacatataataataataataataatggtatcTATATACAAAAGTAATACATCCCCGGCCTAATCTAAATACAAAAGAATATGGTATGGAagggtttttgtttgttttgttgcgATTTTTCCGAAAAGTTGAATCTCAAATTCCACGGGCTTCTATCCGACAGAACGgttaattaatatgattttttgagATACTTGAAGCCTGATGAATTGTGCAAGCATTGCACCCTATCCTGGTAAAGATTCATCAATTTCAGCAACTCAGTAGCCCTTTCCTTTGTATTTTCCCCACACCCAACTTGAAGAACAACCAGAAGTTTCTGGAAAGCTCCAAGTTCCAATGCTTCAATCACTTGATTTTCATCTTCATCACCTTTGCACAGAAGCT
This portion of the Ipomoea triloba cultivar NCNSP0323 chromosome 5, ASM357664v1 genome encodes:
- the LOC116019704 gene encoding potassium channel SKOR-like; this encodes MGKRRGEATTEEEMNGVEESEYEVVDLRDKINSTRGSRFKLMENELGLESIRRKFSRQIVINGLKDLSQGLVIHPENWWYRTWEKFILVWAIYSSFFTPFEFGFFRGLPEKLFFLDICGQIVFLVDIVVQFFVAYRDSQTYRMVYKRSPIALRYLKSHFVIDLLSCMPWDIIYKAVGEKEEVRYLLWIRLCRARRVTAFFQKLEKDIRINYLFTRIIKLITVELYCTHTAACIFYYLATTLPEQKEGYTWIGSLKLGDYSYSHFREIDLWTRYTSSMYFAIVTMATVGYGDVHAVNNREMIFVMIYVSFDMILGAYLIGNMTALIVKGSKTERYRDKMTDLLKYMNRNRLGKSIRSQIKGHLRLQYESNYTDSAVLQDMPISIRAKISQSLYQSYIENVPLFKGCSAEFIGQIVTKVCEEFFLPGEVIMEQGNAIDQLYFICDGVLEQVIIGKDGTEETVALLEPNSSFGEVSILCNIPQPYTIRVCELSRLLRIDKQSFSNIVDIYFHDGRRILTNLLEVKESKISLKQLNSDITFHIEKQEAELALKVNCAAYHGDLNQLKTLIRAGADPKQKDYDGRSPLHLAASRGYEEIALYLIREDVDLDAQDNFGNTPLFEAIKNGHDRVASLLVKEGASLKIENAGSFLCSVVTRGDSDLLRRLLSNGVDSNSKDYNHQTPLHVAASQGSYLMANLLLEAHASVLLKDRWGNTAVDEAIKTGNKQLIELLNEAKSAQLSKLPAGCLEDLKDNQMSRKKCTVFPFHPEESKDVKKPGVVLWVPGSVEELVKTGSEQLSLPSGSFILTEDGGKIIDVDTISDGQKLYLISETH